Proteins from one Mucilaginibacter jinjuensis genomic window:
- a CDS encoding IS1182 family transposase has protein sequence MLNQQQKIQFSTFSGLYDLIVPKDNLLRKINELIDFSFIYDELANKYCPNNGRTAESAIRMFKYLLLKTIYTVSDVDVVERSRYDMSFKYFSGMSPAEDVIDPSSLTKFRKLRLKDSDLLNLLINKTVSIAIEKGIIRSKSIIVDATHSLSRSNPYSALEVLRERSKLLRKAVYTIDEDMKGAMPEKNSIDELEQELAYCSALEKYIDADQTLSEIPAVKEKLNLLKETVADTQEHYILSKDKDAKIGHKSADSSFFGYKTHLAMTEERIITAAVVTSGEKGDGPELPKLLEISQSNGIEVETIIGDTAYCGKTNLKIAAEQDIRIVAKLTPAISQGTRKEEDKFDYNKDAGMFVCPAGHLAIRKAKEGKKDVGRNQSYIYFFDIEKCKVCPLKDGCYKPGAKTRTYAVAIKSTMHQEQQAFQETHYFKDKAKHRYKIEAKNNELKNVHGYDRAIAYGIENMQMQGALAIFTVNLKRIIKLIP, from the coding sequence ATGCTTAATCAACAGCAGAAGATACAGTTCAGTACGTTTTCGGGTTTATATGACCTGATCGTTCCCAAAGATAACCTCCTTCGTAAAATCAACGAGTTGATAGATTTCAGTTTCATTTATGATGAACTGGCGAACAAGTATTGCCCTAACAATGGCAGGACGGCGGAGAGCGCCATACGGATGTTCAAATATCTGCTGTTAAAAACGATCTATACCGTATCGGACGTTGATGTTGTCGAGCGTTCGCGTTATGATATGTCTTTCAAATATTTCTCGGGTATGTCGCCGGCAGAAGACGTTATCGATCCAAGTTCATTGACAAAGTTCAGAAAGTTGCGGCTGAAGGATAGCGATCTTTTAAACTTGCTCATTAATAAAACGGTCAGTATAGCGATTGAGAAAGGGATCATCCGCTCTAAATCCATCATCGTTGACGCCACACATTCGCTGTCAAGATCAAATCCTTATTCAGCATTAGAAGTATTACGGGAGCGCTCAAAACTGCTCCGTAAAGCGGTATATACTATAGATGAGGATATGAAAGGCGCTATGCCTGAAAAGAATAGTATAGACGAATTGGAACAGGAACTGGCTTATTGCAGCGCCTTGGAAAAGTATATCGACGCTGACCAAACGTTAAGCGAGATACCTGCGGTAAAAGAAAAACTCAACTTACTGAAAGAGACGGTAGCAGATACACAGGAGCACTATATATTATCCAAAGATAAGGATGCCAAAATCGGTCATAAATCAGCCGATAGTTCATTCTTTGGTTACAAGACCCATTTGGCGATGACCGAGGAACGCATTATTACCGCTGCCGTGGTCACTTCGGGCGAAAAAGGCGATGGCCCGGAACTTCCCAAACTATTGGAGATCAGCCAAAGCAATGGCATTGAAGTTGAAACGATCATTGGTGACACGGCCTATTGCGGGAAAACCAATCTTAAGATAGCAGCTGAACAAGACATTAGGATCGTGGCCAAACTTACGCCAGCGATCTCCCAGGGAACCCGAAAAGAAGAAGACAAGTTTGATTATAACAAGGATGCAGGTATGTTTGTATGCCCGGCAGGGCATCTGGCTATACGAAAAGCCAAAGAAGGAAAAAAAGACGTTGGGAGAAACCAATCATACATTTACTTTTTTGACATTGAAAAATGCAAGGTATGCCCATTAAAAGATGGTTGTTACAAGCCGGGAGCTAAAACCAGAACCTATGCAGTAGCTATAAAATCAACCATGCACCAGGAACAACAAGCTTTTCAAGAAACACACTACTTCAAAGACAAAGCTAAACATCGATATAAGATCGAAGCTAAAAATAACGAGTTGAAAAATGTTCATGGCTATGATCGGGCAATAGCTTACGGGATCGAAAATATGCAGATGCAGGGAGCATTGGCCATCTTCACTGTCAACCTCAAAAGGATTATCAAACTGATCCCTTAA
- a CDS encoding DUF3467 domain-containing protein: MEELNDSQLNIELSEEIAEGIYSNLAIITHSNAEFVLDFIRVVPGVPKAKVKSRIILTPEHAKRFLAALQENIEKFEAVNGRIKTQEENKGFSMNFGGTIGQA; the protein is encoded by the coding sequence ATGGAAGAACTAAACGATTCACAATTAAATATTGAACTTTCAGAAGAAATAGCTGAGGGGATATACTCTAATTTAGCTATTATTACACATTCGAATGCAGAATTCGTTCTTGATTTCATCCGGGTTGTACCAGGTGTGCCAAAGGCAAAAGTAAAGTCCAGAATTATTCTTACTCCTGAACATGCCAAGCGTTTTTTGGCAGCTTTGCAAGAAAATATCGAAAAATTTGAAGCGGTAAACGGTCGTATTAAAACGCAAGAAGAAAACAAAGGTTTTTCAATGAATTTCGGAGGCACAATCGGCCAGGCATAA
- a CDS encoding polysaccharide biosynthesis/export family protein, protein MHILKSSKIAGYLILVAITISSCFNEKKITYFQKGAQGGKDTISVAQMYVPKIAEGDILSIYINSLSIEASSFFNPYSASTTSSESSSSGTGSPGLSQTASPGFLVDVNGNITLPILGEVPVRGLTIVDAQNVIKKRVAVYLKDPTVSVRFLNYRVSVLGEVNKPGVYVIPNESTTLPEAITMAGDLTTFAKRNDIQIIRDVDGKKEFGEIDFTTRDVFSSKYYYLHANDIIYVKAGKSKVAQSDITLRILPLVIAALSVIIVLIK, encoded by the coding sequence ATGCATATATTAAAAAGCTCTAAGATTGCTGGATATTTAATTCTGGTCGCAATAACGATCTCATCTTGTTTTAATGAGAAAAAGATAACATATTTTCAAAAGGGTGCTCAAGGAGGGAAGGACACAATCTCTGTGGCTCAAATGTATGTACCTAAAATTGCTGAAGGTGACATACTATCCATTTATATAAACTCATTAAGCATAGAAGCGAGTAGCTTTTTTAATCCCTATTCCGCGAGTACAACATCGTCAGAGAGCTCGAGTTCAGGGACCGGATCACCCGGTTTAAGTCAGACTGCCTCTCCAGGATTTCTGGTAGATGTTAATGGTAATATTACCTTACCTATATTGGGTGAGGTGCCTGTAAGAGGTCTCACAATTGTTGATGCTCAGAATGTTATCAAAAAACGCGTAGCCGTTTATTTGAAAGATCCTACTGTTAGTGTACGATTTTTAAATTATAGGGTATCGGTACTTGGAGAAGTGAACAAGCCCGGAGTATATGTGATACCAAATGAGAGCACTACGTTACCAGAGGCGATAACAATGGCAGGCGACCTGACCACATTTGCCAAACGTAATGACATCCAAATTATAAGAGATGTAGATGGAAAAAAAGAATTTGGAGAAATTGATTTTACCACCAGAGATGTTTTTTCTTCAAAGTATTATTACTTACACGCAAACGATATCATATATGTTAAAGCTGGTAAGAGTAAAGTAGCTCAATCGGATATTACATTGCGGATACTTCCTCTTGTTATAGCTGCATTATCAGTAATCATTGTTCTAATCAAATAA
- a CDS encoding GumC family protein produces MNTSSEISEEFFNDKIDSRVNFKDVVHRYLKYWRWFTLSIIVAIAVGFLFAKLQVPEYKIDIAILIKDKQSNGDKDLLDQLNLNSSDKIIDNEIQILKTNMLMEKVISALDLGNTYVIENNFTKYTLYNKYCPFKIKLLSPSSQISTKKWIVRYINPKEIEFDGKVIPFNHPVQTAAGLIIATPNNVAVKIYQPIHVIFGTVEGTAQNYISKLVITPASKLATVLFISMEDEIPERGKDILTRLVDEYNQMSIDDKNKTTSNTLNFIESRLSVVASELNSVEKNVANYKSSNNIVDISSQSSIFLANVQTNDAQITKIDLEIGALKNLESYLKSGTNDLSKLPSMLGVDDPTLLGLVTQLAQALTEKEGRLRTIPETNPIVNSINDQIQSLKSTILKTVVNVNSGLIDSKRQLQNKNASYNSLIKGVPSKEKGLIDVMRDRDIKNNLFTFLLQKREETQISLASTVSDSKTIDKAKSSGMFFKPAKNIIYITFFFIGLLIPFFIIYLKDSLNSTVRRRQDIEGVTRIPIIAQLGYSKEPNTMVVINQPRSMISEQIRALRTNLDFILPGVKRRNLLFTSSISGEGKSFVCLNLGASLASTGKKVVVLELDLRKPRFHVSLGLENDKGLSGYLIGRDELKDIIKIYPEQPNLSIISSGAIPPNPAELLLNGRIESLLDKLNEEFDYVLMDAPPIGLLTDAQILSKHADATLFVIRHSYTHKDSVNLLEEFRKKGFFKNLNIVFNSINTDKNGYGYGYGYGYGDSYGYGYYVENNDLKKNWFSWLKNRN; encoded by the coding sequence ATGAATACATCCTCAGAAATTTCTGAAGAGTTTTTTAACGATAAAATTGATTCAAGGGTCAACTTTAAGGACGTTGTGCACAGATATCTGAAATATTGGCGGTGGTTTACCTTATCTATTATTGTAGCTATAGCGGTTGGTTTCCTTTTTGCAAAATTACAGGTGCCTGAATATAAAATCGATATTGCAATCTTAATAAAAGATAAACAAAGTAACGGTGATAAGGATCTCTTAGATCAACTGAACCTAAATTCGAGCGATAAAATTATTGACAATGAAATACAAATCCTGAAGACAAATATGCTGATGGAGAAAGTCATCAGCGCATTAGACCTTGGCAATACTTATGTAATTGAAAATAATTTTACAAAGTATACTTTATACAATAAGTATTGCCCATTTAAAATAAAACTTCTTAGCCCGTCGTCTCAAATCAGTACAAAAAAATGGATTGTTCGATACATTAATCCTAAAGAGATAGAATTTGATGGGAAAGTAATACCGTTTAATCATCCTGTGCAAACAGCTGCAGGATTAATAATTGCAACCCCCAACAATGTTGCGGTAAAGATTTACCAGCCAATACATGTAATATTTGGGACAGTGGAAGGAACCGCCCAAAATTATATTAGTAAACTAGTCATCACCCCAGCGAGTAAGTTAGCTACCGTTTTGTTTATTTCGATGGAAGATGAGATACCTGAAAGAGGAAAAGATATTCTTACAAGATTGGTTGATGAGTATAATCAGATGTCAATCGATGATAAAAACAAGACCACATCCAACACACTTAATTTCATAGAGAGCCGATTGTCGGTTGTTGCTTCGGAGCTTAATAGTGTAGAGAAAAATGTTGCCAATTATAAATCAAGTAATAATATTGTTGATATAAGTTCTCAATCTTCGATATTTCTAGCTAATGTGCAAACCAATGATGCTCAAATTACAAAAATAGACCTCGAGATTGGCGCCTTAAAAAATTTGGAGTCGTATTTAAAAAGTGGAACTAATGATTTGTCTAAACTTCCTTCAATGCTCGGTGTTGACGACCCAACCCTGTTAGGGTTGGTAACACAATTAGCCCAGGCATTAACAGAAAAAGAAGGCAGATTAAGAACAATCCCTGAAACGAATCCGATTGTAAACTCTATCAATGATCAGATTCAATCCCTTAAAAGCACAATCTTAAAGACTGTTGTCAATGTTAACTCAGGGTTAATCGATAGTAAAAGACAGTTGCAGAATAAGAATGCAAGTTACAATAGCTTAATTAAAGGCGTACCTTCGAAGGAAAAGGGGCTTATTGATGTAATGCGGGATAGGGATATAAAAAACAACCTTTTTACATTTTTACTTCAGAAGCGGGAGGAAACTCAAATATCTTTAGCCTCCACGGTGTCAGATAGCAAAACTATCGACAAAGCTAAAAGTTCGGGTATGTTTTTTAAGCCGGCAAAGAATATTATCTATATAACATTCTTCTTTATAGGCTTATTAATTCCATTTTTTATAATTTATCTTAAAGACTCCCTAAACTCTACAGTTAGAAGAAGACAAGATATTGAAGGTGTAACGCGCATCCCTATTATCGCCCAGCTAGGGTATTCCAAAGAGCCCAATACCATGGTTGTGATCAACCAACCGCGGTCAATGATATCAGAACAGATACGGGCACTTAGAACAAATCTGGATTTTATACTTCCTGGAGTCAAACGTAGAAATTTACTTTTCACCTCAAGCATAAGTGGAGAGGGTAAGTCTTTTGTGTGTCTAAACCTGGGCGCTAGTTTAGCGAGTACAGGTAAGAAAGTTGTTGTTTTAGAATTAGATTTAAGAAAACCTAGATTCCATGTCTCGTTGGGACTTGAAAATGATAAAGGCCTGTCCGGATACCTTATTGGTAGGGATGAGCTAAAAGATATTATAAAGATATACCCGGAACAACCGAACTTGTCTATCATAAGTAGTGGCGCAATACCTCCGAATCCGGCAGAATTATTACTCAATGGGCGAATCGAAAGCTTATTAGACAAACTTAACGAAGAGTTTGATTATGTTTTGATGGATGCACCTCCGATAGGCCTTCTCACAGATGCTCAAATACTAAGTAAGCATGCAGATGCTACGTTATTTGTTATCAGGCATAGTTATACTCATAAAGACAGCGTTAATTTATTAGAAGAATTCCGTAAGAAAGGATTCTTTAAAAATCTAAATATCGTTTTTAATTCCATAAATACTGATAAGAACGGCTATGGCTATGGTTACGGCTACGGCTACGGCGACAGCTACGGTTACGGCTATTACGTAGAAAATAATGATTTAAAGAAAAATTGGTTCAGCTGGTTGAAAAATAGGAACTAG
- a CDS encoding polysaccharide biosynthesis protein, producing the protein MLGTMTVLADGGISAGVMSQGGEVWQDKDRLGAVMVTGLDLRRKFAIGSLLVALPILFYLLLHHGAGVLKAIIIVACLIPAFLAALSDSLLEISLKLHQDILPLQKNQVSVNLLRLLLILSIFLFPWTAIAILAASIPRTWGNYKLRKISTKHVNWNQKVDLKVRKRILSGVKRLLPESIYYCASGQITIWLISIFGTTSSIADVGALSRLTTVLSLLSILFSTLIYPRFARLANGKNLLIRYLQVQFGLILICIFVVAVVYLFSPQLLWIIGPKYSNLHTALVLSTIAACLGIMYGVSFSLCTVRGWAINPIIYIAMSVVVTAACAFLLDVSSLNGILLLNIITTAFQVLAIVTYTFVKIFKK; encoded by the coding sequence ATGTTAGGCACCATGACGGTTCTGGCTGACGGTGGAATTAGCGCCGGAGTTATGTCGCAGGGGGGAGAAGTATGGCAAGATAAAGACAGACTTGGGGCAGTAATGGTTACCGGTTTAGATCTGAGACGGAAATTTGCCATAGGGAGTTTACTTGTTGCCTTGCCGATACTTTTCTATTTGTTGCTGCATCATGGAGCGGGTGTATTGAAGGCAATAATCATCGTGGCCTGCCTCATACCGGCTTTTTTAGCGGCATTATCTGATTCATTGTTAGAAATCAGTCTTAAACTGCATCAAGACATATTACCCCTGCAGAAAAATCAGGTGTCGGTTAATTTATTGAGGTTATTATTAATCCTGTCAATATTTTTATTTCCATGGACAGCTATCGCAATTCTGGCAGCGAGCATTCCCAGAACTTGGGGCAATTATAAATTAAGAAAGATTTCAACAAAGCATGTCAATTGGAATCAAAAAGTTGATTTAAAAGTCCGCAAAAGGATTTTGTCTGGCGTAAAAAGGTTACTACCTGAATCCATATACTATTGCGCATCTGGCCAGATCACCATTTGGCTTATTTCTATTTTTGGGACTACAAGCTCCATAGCTGACGTAGGAGCTTTGAGCCGCTTAACAACCGTTTTGAGTTTATTAAGCATATTATTTTCTACTTTAATTTATCCCCGATTTGCCCGCTTGGCCAACGGTAAAAATCTTTTGATCAGATATTTACAGGTGCAATTCGGCTTAATATTAATATGTATCTTCGTGGTGGCTGTAGTTTATCTATTTTCCCCGCAGCTGTTATGGATTATCGGGCCAAAGTATTCGAACTTGCATACGGCATTAGTGTTATCTACGATAGCTGCCTGTCTCGGTATTATGTATGGGGTCTCATTCTCTCTATGTACAGTAAGAGGGTGGGCAATTAATCCAATAATATATATAGCCATGAGCGTGGTTGTAACTGCTGCTTGTGCTTTTTTACTGGATGTGTCTTCATTAAATGGTATACTTCTTTTGAATATTATAACTACGGCCTTTCAGGTTTTGGCAATAGTAACTTATACATTTGTGAAAATATTTAAGAAATAG
- a CDS encoding glycosyltransferase family 2 protein, translated as MNLSVVIPTYGRAKDLERLLESLSKQELKPDEIIIVIGPNDLPTKQIVDDCQIKVPSIVALSATKPSLVHSLNLGIAQAKGDVICLLDDDVWLPADWAKKINIAYKNDELLGAYGGRDRIQLDVDGLMDPAPAAIVGTFRWNGKLVGNHHCGCLTSPVEVDVLKGVNLSFRKKALGYQGIDSRLESKGAEICTEIEICQRVKLAGYKVVYDNENYLLHFVAQRVGADDRNDIFTETTKNRTFNQALVMAKFRPAYQLIFHLFRTLLIGTRKEPGIIRAFLLINKAGPRVLLLPFQNFKYSMRGAFLGLNKHDLNHK; from the coding sequence ATGAATTTAAGTGTTGTAATTCCTACTTATGGTAGGGCGAAAGATCTGGAACGACTACTTGAGTCATTATCGAAACAGGAATTAAAGCCGGATGAGATAATTATAGTAATAGGGCCTAACGATTTGCCTACAAAACAAATTGTTGATGACTGTCAGATTAAAGTGCCTTCGATAGTAGCCCTGTCTGCAACAAAACCCAGCTTGGTCCATTCGTTAAATTTAGGAATAGCTCAAGCTAAAGGTGATGTTATCTGCTTATTAGATGACGACGTTTGGTTACCGGCAGATTGGGCTAAAAAAATCAATATTGCATACAAAAATGATGAATTACTTGGTGCCTATGGAGGCAGGGACAGGATACAATTGGATGTCGATGGCTTAATGGATCCAGCTCCGGCGGCTATCGTCGGCACCTTTCGATGGAATGGAAAACTTGTTGGGAACCACCATTGCGGTTGCCTTACCTCACCTGTTGAAGTAGACGTTTTGAAAGGGGTAAACTTATCTTTTCGAAAAAAGGCTTTGGGTTACCAAGGAATTGATAGTAGGCTTGAATCAAAAGGGGCAGAGATTTGCACCGAAATTGAAATTTGTCAAAGGGTCAAATTAGCAGGATATAAAGTTGTATATGACAATGAGAACTATTTGTTGCATTTTGTGGCTCAAAGAGTTGGGGCTGACGACCGGAATGATATATTCACAGAAACTACTAAGAACCGGACTTTTAACCAGGCTCTCGTTATGGCTAAATTCAGGCCTGCTTATCAGTTAATTTTTCACCTGTTTCGAACGCTGTTGATTGGCACACGCAAGGAACCTGGAATCATTAGAGCGTTTCTTCTAATCAATAAAGCCGGGCCACGTGTGTTACTTCTACCATTCCAAAATTTTAAGTACTCGATGCGGGGCGCATTTTTAGGCTTAAATAAGCACGATTTAAATCATAAATAG
- a CDS encoding NAD-dependent epimerase/dehydratase family protein: protein MKKPILLVTGSSGLIGSEVCMFFSKTLGYDVHGVDNNQRAVFFGPNGDTRWNQKRLQQEITNYTHHEIDIRDRKAVLELLKTVKPSVIVHAAAQPSHDRAAAIPFDDFDTNAVGTLNMLEAARQACPESPFIHMSTNKVYGDAPNRIELKELETRWDYADSNYDNGISESFSIDQSKHSLFGASKVAADVMVQEYGRYFNMPTCCLRGGCLTGPKHSGVELHGFLSYLVKCNLEGIEYKVFGYKGKQVRDNIHSLDVALFMAAFVDSPRVGEVYNIGGGKNNSVSILEAFKITEGFTGKAQIFSYVEENRIGDHICYYSDLRKMKDHYPQWDITQSLESTISQIVEAWKDR from the coding sequence ATGAAGAAACCCATATTATTGGTCACTGGATCATCGGGCTTGATAGGCTCTGAAGTTTGTATGTTTTTTTCCAAAACTCTGGGATACGATGTTCACGGAGTTGATAATAACCAGAGAGCGGTGTTTTTTGGGCCTAATGGTGATACAAGATGGAATCAAAAACGTTTGCAACAAGAAATTACAAATTATACACATCATGAAATAGATATCAGGGATCGTAAGGCGGTTCTTGAATTATTAAAAACTGTAAAACCTTCCGTAATAGTTCATGCTGCTGCCCAGCCATCGCATGACCGTGCGGCGGCAATTCCGTTTGACGATTTTGACACGAACGCTGTCGGTACACTTAATATGCTGGAAGCCGCGCGTCAGGCATGTCCTGAATCGCCGTTTATTCACATGTCAACCAATAAAGTGTACGGTGATGCTCCTAACAGGATCGAATTAAAAGAGTTGGAAACCCGGTGGGATTATGCTGATAGCAATTATGATAATGGCATTAGTGAAAGTTTTTCTATTGACCAGTCAAAGCACTCTTTATTTGGTGCATCAAAGGTCGCGGCTGATGTCATGGTGCAAGAATACGGTCGGTACTTTAATATGCCAACCTGCTGTTTACGTGGCGGATGTTTAACCGGCCCTAAACACTCCGGTGTAGAGTTGCATGGTTTCCTTTCTTACTTGGTTAAATGTAATTTAGAAGGAATAGAGTATAAGGTTTTCGGTTATAAAGGAAAACAGGTGAGAGATAATATCCATTCTCTTGATGTGGCACTGTTTATGGCTGCTTTTGTTGATAGTCCACGTGTTGGTGAGGTTTACAATATTGGCGGTGGTAAAAATAACAGCGTATCTATACTTGAAGCTTTTAAAATAACTGAAGGATTCACTGGAAAGGCTCAAATTTTCTCTTATGTTGAAGAGAACAGGATCGGTGATCACATTTGTTATTATTCAGATCTTCGTAAAATGAAAGACCATTATCCTCAATGGGATATTACTCAGTCTTTAGAATCTACGATCAGTCAGATTGTAGAAGCCTGGAAAGATAGATAG
- a CDS encoding acyltransferase family protein — protein sequence MDKSNLKTISGGSSIFLDCLRLSAALIVLYIHAKDQWFPAQKQAPNLPGEPSHAAVIAFFVLSGYVIAYTTNTNNRGPIQYAKARLSRLCSMLIPALIITAIISLILRQVDYSLLMSYSRGNSVVRYLLSAIFCNEIWFFSSAPPINIPIWSLSFEFWYYAIFGFWFFKAKGIKAYVLPIIVCLIAGAKILLMMPIWLMGYFAFTIKGLQIDKRVNWILVFILAGLTIGIIMILPPYPGMNRLHFLFYASQFLTDWVIGLFIALTLWLLPSGSKIQSNNITAKVFRQLADLTFPIYILHYPLLVFWRGIFGFKINNPEQMTHAIITVFFVAVIIGIGLEKQRKYWGFFFDRVFALDMFKSNS from the coding sequence ATGGATAAAAGTAATTTAAAAACTATTTCAGGGGGATCCAGCATATTTTTAGACTGCCTTCGATTATCAGCGGCACTAATAGTTTTATACATACATGCAAAGGATCAATGGTTCCCAGCCCAGAAGCAAGCCCCAAATTTGCCGGGAGAACCGTCGCATGCGGCGGTAATTGCATTTTTTGTTCTGTCGGGGTATGTTATTGCATACACAACTAATACTAATAATAGAGGGCCGATTCAATACGCTAAAGCAAGGCTTAGTCGCCTTTGTTCCATGCTAATTCCTGCATTAATTATTACTGCTATTATCTCATTAATACTGAGGCAAGTAGATTATAGCTTATTAATGTCATATTCAAGAGGTAATTCTGTTGTTAGATATCTTTTGTCTGCAATTTTCTGTAACGAAATATGGTTCTTTTCTTCTGCACCTCCTATAAACATACCGATTTGGTCTCTTAGTTTTGAATTTTGGTATTATGCAATTTTTGGCTTTTGGTTTTTTAAAGCAAAAGGCATTAAGGCGTACGTGTTACCTATAATTGTTTGTCTGATTGCAGGTGCTAAAATACTTCTGATGATGCCAATATGGTTAATGGGTTATTTCGCTTTTACTATTAAAGGCTTACAGATAGACAAAAGAGTTAATTGGATTTTGGTTTTTATTTTGGCCGGACTTACAATTGGAATCATCATGATTTTACCGCCTTATCCTGGCATGAATCGATTGCACTTCTTGTTTTATGCTAGTCAGTTTTTGACAGACTGGGTAATTGGCCTTTTTATCGCTTTAACGCTTTGGTTATTGCCAAGCGGTAGCAAAATTCAATCTAATAATATTACCGCTAAGGTTTTCAGACAATTAGCAGATCTTACTTTTCCCATTTATATTTTACATTACCCACTTCTAGTGTTTTGGCGAGGGATATTCGGTTTTAAAATAAATAACCCTGAGCAAATGACTCATGCAATAATTACCGTTTTTTTTGTGGCTGTTATAATTGGTATTGGATTGGAAAAACAAAGAAAATACTGGGGATTCTTCTTTGATCGCGTCTTTGCTTTAGATATGTTCAAAAGCAACAGCTAA
- a CDS encoding glycosyltransferase family 4 protein has translation MKLVLSHLTGNANVKNAAYGFAKRGILSEYHVSLAAFPDSLLYSMGSVRMLSEIRRRLHDPILESCTKMWPWFELGRIISLKAGIKSLTQPPKSLFNIHSVVKNFDAHVASQLTRSVKNGANAVYGYEDTVLFTFRRAEQLGMRKLYDLPIGYWRSSIRLLEGEKDRWPDWVSTLGGLNESEEKLERKEEEIALADKIFVASTFTAKTLKDYPGKLPSYEVIPYGFPQVSREREYSNSINGPLKILFVGSLSQRKGIADLFAAVDNIGKAVELTIVGSKKHEDCAPLNLALSKHRWISSMSHEGVLELMRKHDVLVFPSLFEGFGLVITEAMSQGTPVITTDRTIGLDFIKDGNNGWLIQAGSTRALQDGIEKLLDDRKSIAEVGFKAMETARQRPWSVYSESIAEAVSLI, from the coding sequence ATGAAATTAGTGCTATCACACCTTACAGGTAATGCTAACGTAAAAAATGCAGCTTATGGCTTTGCTAAACGTGGCATATTATCTGAATACCATGTAAGCCTGGCTGCTTTCCCTGATAGTTTATTATACTCTATGGGCTCTGTACGTATGTTGTCAGAAATCCGTAGGCGTTTACACGACCCTATATTAGAAAGCTGTACGAAAATGTGGCCCTGGTTTGAATTAGGACGAATAATCTCTTTAAAAGCGGGTATTAAGTCACTTACTCAACCTCCAAAATCACTTTTTAATATACATAGCGTTGTCAAGAATTTTGATGCTCATGTTGCCTCACAATTAACCCGGTCCGTTAAGAATGGAGCAAATGCTGTATACGGATATGAAGACACGGTCTTGTTTACGTTTAGAAGAGCCGAACAATTGGGAATGAGAAAACTGTATGATTTGCCAATAGGGTATTGGCGAAGCTCAATCAGGTTACTTGAAGGAGAAAAGGACCGGTGGCCTGACTGGGTATCAACATTAGGAGGATTGAATGAGTCGGAAGAAAAGTTGGAGCGTAAAGAAGAGGAAATAGCTTTAGCCGATAAAATATTTGTCGCAAGTACCTTTACTGCAAAAACACTTAAAGATTATCCTGGGAAACTGCCTTCGTATGAGGTTATTCCTTATGGTTTTCCACAAGTAAGCCGGGAACGTGAATACAGTAATTCTATTAACGGCCCATTGAAAATACTTTTTGTAGGTAGCCTTTCCCAGCGAAAGGGTATAGCCGATTTATTTGCAGCTGTTGATAATATTGGAAAAGCGGTTGAATTAACAATTGTAGGGAGTAAAAAACATGAAGATTGTGCCCCGTTAAATTTAGCGTTAAGTAAACACAGATGGATTTCAAGTATGTCACATGAGGGGGTATTGGAATTAATGAGAAAACACGATGTACTCGTATTCCCTTCTTTATTTGAAGGTTTTGGCTTAGTAATTACTGAAGCTATGTCACAAGGTACTCCTGTAATTACAACAGACCGGACTATAGGGTTAGATTTCATCAAAGACGGGAACAACGGATGGTTAATTCAAGCAGGGTCAACCAGGGCTCTTCAAGATGGGATTGAAAAGCTATTGGACGACCGGAAATCTATTGCAGAAGTGGGTTTCAAAGCCATGGAAACCGCCCGTCAAAGACCTTGGAGTGTATACTCTGAAAGTATTGCAGAAGCGGTTAGTTTAATATAA